The genome window GGAGTCGTTCCAAAACTGGCCGGCGGGTGCTGGTTGCTCGTCGTCGGAAGGGACGTCATAAATTGACAGTTTAAATGCTCGCTCGTTTCCTCCGGTTGGATCGTCCTGAGATTGAATTAGTGGTTGCAAGGGGTCGCCGGTTTGGCAACCGAGATCTTGGTTTGCGGGTTTTAAAGGTGGGTCACTCCCCTAGCCGTTTTGCCATAGTAGTTCCCGCCAAGGAGATGAAACAATCAGTTGATCGCCATTTGATTAAGCGTCGCATCCGTTCAGTCATTCGGTCTTTGGCCCCACGTATTTTACTTGGTTTTCACATAGTTGTGTTCTGTGGTTCGGCGACAGTAAACTGGTCATTCGCAGAATTAAAAAAAAGTTTTGTGGACTTACTTAAGGATTTTATTAAAAAAGAGTCATGATTGGTAATTTTTTTCATTTGGTTTTCTTTCTCCCGCTCTATAATGCCCTAATTTGGCTAAGCAGTATCCTGCCTGGTGGAGATATTGGTCTTGCAATCGTCATCCTAACCCTGATTGTTAAGGTTATCCTTTTTCCGCTTCAACACAGAATGAGTAAGACCCAGGCGGCCCTTAAAAAACTTGAACCAGAGTTGCAAAAATTAAAGGAGAAATATGCCGATGACAAGAGTGAACAGGCTAAACAACTAATGGCTCTTTACCGCGAGCACGGTGTTAACCCCCTTTCTGGTTTCATTATTTTACTTATACAGTTGCCGGTTCTTTTGGCACTTTTTTGGGTTTTTAAAGATAGCTTTACCCTTAGACCTGAGTGGTTCTACTCATTTGTAACGCCCCCCGCCGTCTCCAACACGCTCTTCCTTGGTCTACTGGATATCACCACTAAAAGTTATATTCTAGCGATACTCGTTGGCCTTTCTCAATTTTTCCAAATGAAGCTAGTCTTACCTCCGCAGTCTGCTACTGGTGAAAAAAATGCTAAAAACTCTCTCGCTTCAGATTTCACACGGGGACTCAACCTTCAAATGCAGTATTTTATGCCAGTGATGGTAATGTTTATCGGCTTTTCTCTTCCTGCGGCTATATCGCTCTATTGGTTTACCAGTAACCTGTTCGCTATCGGTCACGAGATTTTTGTAAACCAAAAATTGAAAGAGAAAAAGGCTCTGAACTAGAATCCTGTTTCCAGGTTAAGTGCCCAAAGATTGTTGTCGTTACGATTGGTGAGGTAGAGTATCCGTTCATCCGGCGATAATAGTAGGTTGTTGGCATCAATTTTTTCACCGAGGTTCGCCGTTGCGGGGCTGAAGATTATTTCAGTCTGGTTGTTCGAGGCGTCAAGTTTCCAGATGTTGTCTGCTAGTCTTACCTCTCCGCGATACCAATCATCAGGATATTGGTGTCCGGGTGGTAAGGTGCTTGGTGCGGCGCAATAGGCAATTATTCCAGACTGGTTCCACACACACTTGTCGGCCCAAGTTTGGAGGTTTAGACGATTAAACAGATGTTTTTTCGCGTCGTAGAAACCGAAGACGAGCCCGCGATCACTATCACCACTATAGATGATGTGTTTCAGGCTGGGGCTAACAAGTGTAGTAAGACCGGGAACACCAGTAATTATTGGTTCCCATTTTTTTGTTTCGATATCAATGAAATAGAGCGAGCCATCAACGCTTTGCGCCGAACGAGTCTGAATGGCAAGAACGGAAGAGGTGGCCCAAGACGCTCGCCACTCGGGATAGGGAGAGCGAAAAATTAATTCTTTTTTGTCGCCGTTTGTGTTGGCAAGATAGCCCAACATTTCTTTGTTTACAGTTTCTAGCCAGAATAGTTTATTTTGCTTAGGTGAGGTGACTATATCTTCAATATCTTGAGCGAGGAAGCCCCCCGATAGAGGTTCCAATTCCCTACTCTGATTTAGAAAGCCATCTTCGTTTGTCGCGCTGGTGAGCTCAAGATTCCCAGAGAAAGTTTGGATACGGTTTCCCTTGAGATACTGGAAAATGATTTGAGTACTTGTTCCCGTTTGCCCACCAATCAGACGGTAAATTTTTGGGATCGTGGTGTTGGAGATTCGTTCAAGACTGACGGCATTAGTTGAAACACGATAGAGATGACCAGTCGCTTTTTCAACCACAATGACGGTGCTAGATGTACCGGTTCCTAGACGGACCAAACCACCAATCGGTCTCGTGGTCACTTGGAAGAATCGTCCAGAACGATCAATGGTGGCCAGATTTTCTACATTATCAATATTGGTTGCTATGGTCGTGCTACTAACTCCTTGTTCGTTCAGTAAACCTGGTCTCATTTCTCCACTGGGAAAGAGATCGTTTACGGTGACTTGATCCAATTCTGGTTCGGCTGTTTTTTCGTTATTTTTCGTAGTTACCAGAACAACAATAAGTACTAGAACGATGACTGCCCCGATAATGATTGTTAATTTTTTTCTTGCCATGTTTATTGACCGCCGAAAATGCCAAAAGTGTTAATCTGGGGGTTGATTGTTTCTAGAATTAACCAGGCGGCCAGCGCAAGTAAGAGTCCCCATAGGGCGTTTTTTATCCTCTCTTTTCCCTCCGTTTTTGCTCCAGGAATTTTGCTTAACATATACTCTAAACCACCCCAAGCAATCACAACGATGGCTAGCGCGACAGAAGCACCGAGAAAAATCGAGAAAGCCGTTGTGACGTAATCACCGACACCATTAGCCGAAACTGTTCTAACAGCATCCTGCCCGATTCCTAGTGGTTCCAATAGATTGACTTGTTTTTCTGCCATACTGATTTTTAAAAATTAAAATTTTGAGTACCGCCGAAGGTGATCTGAAACTGTTTTTTGGCGGACTGAAAGACCGTGTTTAAGCTCTCCGCATTAATGGTGATGGTGTTTTGTCCTGTAGTGCCAGATGGCGCCGCGAAGGTGATGAGACGACTGTCTAGCGGATCAGGCACGACCCTTTGGTCGTTTAGACGCCAACGGTAATCAATTTTACCGCTAGTCACGTCGGTTTTGGGAAAGAAATATGGTTCGGCAAACAGGTTAATTTCTGGTTGGCCGAGGATTAGATTGTCGTCGATTGCTTGTGCGTAGTTAATCCCAGTTAGTGATTCGTTTCGGTAAATACTGATACTAGGATTAGTGACCGGAATCGTGATGGTTTGTTCTTGTCTTGTGGTTTGGGCGGGGTCGCTAACGGCCACGTTTATCCGTTCTGTTTCCCCCGCTTTTCCAGCACTGAAGGTCAAAATATTTTGACCGAACCCAGACGATTTTAACAGGAGTTGCCCGTTGCGCTTCCAGGTATACTCTAGGTTGGATGGAGCTTGAGCCCAACTATCAACGAGGGCAAGTACTTTGATCTTGCTTTGTGGTGTAGCGATACTGTGCCCAGCGTAGAATGGCGGACTATGGGTGTCGGCAGACCAGATCAAATTTACACTCGGTTTGGTTTGAGCTTGAGTTGAGCTAGTCAGCAGAGCTAAGGTTAGGAGAATTAGAATAAAATATTTCATTTTGTCAGGGGCACCTTAATTCCCAGAGCATCTTCTGATTTTACCATAAAAATAATACTTACAACGCCAATAGTAGTCTCTGGCAACATACTTAGTACGGGTATCAAACCAATAACAAAACTACCTATCGCTACGGCAGCGCGGCGTCCGCTGAAAGGGTTAACTCCTTCGAGGAAAAACCAAATAGTGAAAATAATCCAGGTGATTGGAGCAACGATGAGATTAATTAATGGTATTAAACTAAAAATATCAAACACGAAAGCTAAGGCTGGCATGAAAATCATTGACGCGAGACTAATTCGTGTTTTCTTTTCTTCAGCCATCTAGTTTTTCTTTGTCTAATTTCGCCTGTTTTATTGCAAGAATCTGAGAGGGGTCGGAAGTGATAATTTGATCCTCTGTGTAGGAGGCGATTATTTTGATAGCCACATGTTTTAATCCCGCGAAAAAGATTCCTTCCCCTACTGCCGACTCCAGTAACAGATACTTCTCACCGTCGGTTAGTTGGAATGTTTGCTGGACCAGGTCAATTGCCGCTGGCGATTGTTTCAGTAGAAGCTGGATAGAAGAGTTGGTAATAATTGGTGTGCCATACTCACTTTTCAAGAAGTCGCCGACGTCTTGAGTGATGGTGGCGACACCCAAGTAATACTTTCTACCTCTTTTAACCAATGAAAATAAGAATGATGCCGTGTCCTTGGATTTCATCATCCACCAAGCTTCATCAATGACGAGCAGGCGTTTTTTCATATTGCGTCGAATGGCGTTCCAGATATTGTGCATGACAATATACATTGCCACCGGTTTAAGCTCATCTTCCATGTCGCGAACGGAGAAGACGACGAACTTTTTATTAATATCAACATTCGTGGGTTTATTGATAAAGCCGGCCCAGGTTCCACGGGTGTACTTGAGTAGGCGCTGAGCGAGAGCTTCTCCGCCATCCATTCCGACCAGAACTAATTCTAAGTCAGAGAGAAGTGGAGCTGGTTTGTTGGTAAAGTCGCCGTCGGCTGTGATGTCCTTCAAGGCATAGGTCTCAGTGATGGCATTGTCCATGATCGCATCTTCTTCAGGGGTTAGGCCGCCAAGCATTAATCTGAATAAGCCAACGAGGTTGATAATATTTGAACGCAAGACATCAGCCGGCGACTCGTCTTCTCGCGGGAAGGGCAAATCAAAAGGGTTGATGTGGTGTTCAGAGGTGAGGGAAATGTTGAAGTAGCGTCCACCGACGGCTTCAGCTAGGAATTCGTATTCCCTCTCTGGGTCAATGACCAGCACATCTGTGTCGAACATTAGTGAACGTAAGATTTCCAACTTAGTTGCGTAGGATTTTCCAGAGCCAGATTTGGCAAAAGTGACGGAGTTATAGTTTTCTAGCGAGAAGCGATCAAACAGGATTAGGGATGAGTTGTGGCGGTTTATTCCATATAGAATTCCTTTATTTGAAGTTAAATCGAACGAGACAAAAGGGAAGAGCGAGGAAAGTGGAGAGGAATTAAGCTTGTAGTTTACCGCGAGCAGGTCTTCGGCGGTGGGGATCACACTTTTGAAGCCCTCCGCTTGCTGGAAAAGGGCTGGTTTTAGGTAAACCAACTTGGCGTCCAGGATGCCTTTTATTTCGGTTTCTGTTTTATTTAACTCATCTTCTGTTTCACCATAGATTGTGATATAGACACCAACATCAAAAATCTTTTCGCGGGCTTGTTGAAGTGAATCACGTAGGGTCTCGATGTCGGCATAAGCGGTATCGAGAACGGGGTCACGAACTAGCCCGCGGTCTTCCTTAATGCTGATCTGACTTTGAACCTCGGCCACTTTTTTCTCCAACTGGCGTAAGGCGATGGAGGTATCAATGGGATGAATCAGAATTGATATATCAAAGACCTTGTCTAAGTTTATGAGCGGTGAGAACCAGTCTCCAGAAAGAAAACGTGGGTAGGAAATGACATAAAAGGTGCGAGCCACTTTGTCTCCCAGGTTAAGTAGGCGGGGCGTTACCTTGAGTGCGCTTGGGGCGAGAATATCACGCAAGCCGAGCACCCCCATCTGGTAGATGTCTTGTGGAAAAACCGGGGCCATCATTGGTGTAGGTTTCTCTTCTTTTTTTCCAAATCCAAATGGTGTCATGGTTGTTAATTAATACTCGGAATATCGCTCTCGCCGGGGTTGAAAATTTTGAAATAAAGCTCGACCAGCTCCTCTGTCCCTAGTTGGACTACGCGTAAGCCAATTCGACCGAAACCCTGTTCTACCACGGCTGCGCGTTGTTCTAGCTGGGTACGGTGCTCCTCAAACTCATTTAATTCATGATGGGCTGGCTTTGGTCCCCCACCAAAACCTGGAATTCTTGCCAAGAAGCTTCCGCCCGATTGTCCCAGATTAACTGGCGGTGAATAAGGGATGACCACGAAGAAGCTCTTAGACATAATATCTGTCGATTCGGTAAATTTTCTGATGAAATCGATGTATTCCCGGGTTTGGATTTTCAGCAGGTCATTGCTTTGGGAGACCAAGCGTTCTTCTAGGGTGCGGATGTACGGTTTGATATCAAGTCGACGTGATTCAACAAATAGTTGAACATGGAAATCGAGCGAATTAAGGAAATTTTGGAACTGGAGAAGAATGGCTGTCTGTTCGTCCTCTCCCTTTAATGCAAAGTTGATGGAGGAAACCATCAACACCACACGAAGGGAATCGTTTTTGAGAATCACCACGCCATCACGAATCTCTTTGATCGGTAGGAAATCTTGCGAAGCGCGGCCATCACTTTTTATTGCCGTGGCCATAGTTTAATTGTAACAGAATTATTGGACCTTTTCTCGAATGTCCAGACTCCAGGACAAATCTTTCAGGCGACTTTCGGAGAGTTTGGGCATTACCAGCGCTTTCGGGCGGTCTGCTTTTTGGTTATTCCCGGACACGGAGCTTGTCTTGGTTGGGTCGCTGTGTTTCCAGATATAAAGCTTATGGGTAAGAAGATAACGGAACACCGCTTCCAGAACCAGAATAAAAGAGCGGTTATTTACTTTATAAAAGGCGAGGGCTAAGGCGAGACCAAATACCGGAAGAATGAAAATTACCGCAAGCCAGTGATAGGGTAGATAAACCCAAAACATGAAGGAGAATCCCGCTCCACCGGCAACATAGACGAATTGACGAAAGGTTAGGGGTCCGAAAATCTTATCTTCAATCTCAATAAATTGTGGGACCTGAAAGTTGAGCATATTTATTCTGGTCGTTCGAGATAGGGGTCAATCTTTTTAATGGGTGTTGGGTTGTTGGCGGTTGTGGGGGTATCTGGCGAACCAGTTAGAAAGTTTTCCGTCAGTTTTCGTTCAAAAATAGTTCGTTTTTCCTCACTAATCTTTGGTAAAGCCGTCTGGTTTTCTATTTCGCGCAAGAGCTCATCTTGTTTTGGGGTATTCTTGTTTTCCTCCATTTGTTTTAAGGATTCGCGGATCTTCAGAAAAATTTCTTTGTTTACATTGGTGGCAATCTGTTCGGCTAGTGAACGTTCTATTCCAAGCCGGGTCTCGATGTTAGAGACAAAGATATTTGAGGGCTCAAGGCCGAGCATTACGAGGCCAATCTCGTCAGACAAGGAGCCGATCTGGTCAATGTGTAGTTTATGTCTGTCTCCTATTAGTTTGATCCTATCTGACGTTTCTTTGGAAAACAAAGCCTCGCGCACGATGGCTGGCGCCTGGTCAAACTGCTTATCTAACTCTTCTTGCGTGTAAGTTTTCATTTTTTATGGAATGATAATTCTCCCGGGGTTTGGGTTTTCTTCAGGTGGTAAATTTGTTGGGTTTCGACCACCGCCCGCTCCAGGTACTGTTTCTTGGTCGGACATTCTCCTGGCAATTTGGGCGAGACGAGTTCTCTTGGCGCCACCCACCTTAGATAGCTCCCCTAGAATTCTACTGTCAATATTGTTAGCAATTGCTTGAATTGTTTTTTCGTATTGTTCTTGATCCTTTTCGTTCAGTTCAGCGATGAATTTAGCCAGAGTTTTGTTCGACATCTTATCAATCTCCCTCTCAATTATAGTTGATCTGTTCTCCTTTATTGACTCACGTAATAATTCTTCCCTCTTTTCCTTAATTTTTGCAAACTTCTTTGGCTCGATACCGTCTTTCCCGTCGGATAGTGCGGTCATTTGCGATTCGGATAGTAGGTGGGCTAGTTTTACGAGTGTGTCTGGGTCGATTTTGACGATATTTTTATTGCTTACTTCCTGAACCGCTATCTCGTGTTTTTCTTGAGTTTTTTTCTCTGCTTCTGTTAGCGGTTTGGTCGTTGTCTCTACTGGGGTGTCGTTAGCAATTTGTTCAAGTTCAACTCCCTTCTCCTTGTCCTTTCTTTCATTCGCACGCTCCTTTTCTTCCTTGGCATATTTCGCGGCTTCCCTCTCGTCGTCTTTGGTTTGCCCCAATATCTTGATTCCTGTGGCGCTGGACACACCCTCATTGAGTAGGCGACCAGGTTCCTTGGTCACGGATTCAACAGCGCGTTTGACTACTCGACCCTCAGACAATGTTTCAGTAAATTCTTTAACACCAGGGATTTTTTTAGCCTGGAGAGTGAGACGCTTGAAACCCTCCTCACCTCTTTTTAGGATCCCGCCGTCTGGGGCCACTCTCTTGCCCATCGCTTTATAGCCGCTTCCAATAATTCCACCGATTGGCCGACCAAGTAACTTGGCGCCAAAGCCGGTGATCCCTCCACCCAACTTGGTGCCAAGTGCGGCGCCAGCGACGCCAAGTTCTTTGGCAATGATCAATGAACCAAGCATTAGGCCGTTTACGATAGCGAAGACAACCAGACTGCCAACCGGCCCCGAGTTTGCCGCCGCGCCCAGATCACCAGAGTTAACCAATTTTATCGTCATAAGAATAAGCAAGAGATAGACCGGGGCGAAAATGACTTGGTTTGTCAGGGCGCTTTGCCATTTCTTAGCCAGTTTTCCCAGACCGTCTCCCCCGATGGCGAAACCAAGGAAAGCAACGGGTGATAGTACGAGCACAAAGATGAGGACAATTGTGCGAATGAAGAACATTACCGCCCCAGCGAAGAGAACCGTCGCGGTGATCAGCATCAGAACAATTCGACCAGCGTAAGAAGTTAGAATTGATCCGAATTGTCGTAGGGTGCTGTCACTATCATTGCCATTCCAAGCCAGAACATCTTCGTAGTAACTTTTCCTCATCCCATCGATTAGTGAGGTGGTGATATCTGGCGCGCCGTTTACGCCAGTGGGATTTTCTCCGCCGGCCATGGAGTAGAACTGGTTTGCCACCACATTGCTGGCGTCGATGATTATGCCCGTGAAGAAGAAGCTGAAATTAACCAAAAGGGCGGCGATAATAACATTTTTTAAAAGGTGTTTCCCTTGGACGGAATTGAGCTGAAGGATGGTGCCAATAGCGACATAAAGCAAAACGAAAATGAAAGAAATATTTACCAAATCACGGAAGATTGACCAAGCCGTTTTGACGCCATCAAGCCCGGCGTAAGTATTAAATTCGCGCACCGAGATATCAATTGCTAGATTGAAGATCTGGTTGGCCAATATCACTAGCAGGGCGAACAGGCGAACTACCCACCAAAGTAGCCAGGCAACAGCACGGAGTATTATACAGCCGGTGTTCCAACCACAATCCGGTAGCGGTTCTTCTCCACCCGCTAGGCCGCCATTCTGGGGATTACCAGAGCCAGTGTTACCAGAATTTCCAGGAGGAAGGCCCGTTGTGGTGTCCAAGTTTCCGGTGTTGAATACCGCCCCATTTCTGTGGAAAAAAGCGTCTGTATATTGTTGTCTCCTCTCACTCGCCTGAGAGGAATTTATTCGGCCTTCGTTGAAATCATTTCTAACGGCCAGTTCCGACAGGATTGCCCCTCGATCTTCGGCGTTTTGATTTGGACTTAGGCTGGCTCGCAGGGCAGTGTCTGAATAGTCGACCAAATTTTCCGGACCGACCGGCGTATCAAAGCCCCGGATATCTATTGCGCTGGCGTGACCCGCTAGAAAAATGAAACTGATTACGATGAAAATTTTGAGGAAATTCTTCATTTTATCTGCCGCTCACGTGATTAATTAGAAGCTC of Candidatus Nomurabacteria bacterium contains these proteins:
- the rpmH gene encoding 50S ribosomal protein L34, producing MSQTYQPKKRKRKTTHGFLTRSRSKTGRRVLVARRRKGRHKLTV
- the rnpA gene encoding ribonuclease P protein component, giving the protein MLARFLRLDRPEIELVVARGRRFGNRDLGLRVLKVGHSPSRFAIVVPAKEMKQSVDRHLIKRRIRSVIRSLAPRILLGFHIVVFCGSATVNWSFAELKKSFVDLLKDFIKKES
- a CDS encoding YidC/Oxa1 family membrane protein insertase, encoding MIGNFFHLVFFLPLYNALIWLSSILPGGDIGLAIVILTLIVKVILFPLQHRMSKTQAALKKLEPELQKLKEKYADDKSEQAKQLMALYREHGVNPLSGFIILLIQLPVLLALFWVFKDSFTLRPEWFYSFVTPPAVSNTLFLGLLDITTKSYILAILVGLSQFFQMKLVLPPQSATGEKNAKNSLASDFTRGLNLQMQYFMPVMVMFIGFSLPAAISLYWFTSNLFAIGHEIFVNQKLKEKKALN
- a CDS encoding conjugal transfer protein TraC, with the protein product MMAPVFPQDIYQMGVLGLRDILAPSALKVTPRLLNLGDKVARTFYVISYPRFLSGDWFSPLINLDKVFDISILIHPIDTSIALRQLEKKVAEVQSQISIKEDRGLVRDPVLDTAYADIETLRDSLQQAREKIFDVGVYITIYGETEDELNKTETEIKGILDAKLVYLKPALFQQAEGFKSVIPTAEDLLAVNYKLNSSPLSSLFPFVSFDLTSNKGILYGINRHNSSLILFDRFSLENYNSVTFAKSGSGKSYATKLEILRSLMFDTDVLVIDPEREYEFLAEAVGGRYFNISLTSEHHINPFDLPFPREDESPADVLRSNIINLVGLFRLMLGGLTPEEDAIMDNAITETYALKDITADGDFTNKPAPLLSDLELVLVGMDGGEALAQRLLKYTRGTWAGFINKPTNVDINKKFVVFSVRDMEDELKPVAMYIVMHNIWNAIRRNMKKRLLVIDEAWWMMKSKDTASFLFSLVKRGRKYYLGVATITQDVGDFLKSEYGTPIITNSSIQLLLKQSPAAIDLVQQTFQLTDGEKYLLLESAVGEGIFFAGLKHVAIKIIASYTEDQIITSDPSQILAIKQAKLDKEKLDG
- a CDS encoding PrgI family protein yields the protein MLNFQVPQFIEIEDKIFGPLTFRQFVYVAGGAGFSFMFWVYLPYHWLAVIFILPVFGLALALAFYKVNNRSFILVLEAVFRYLLTHKLYIWKHSDPTKTSSVSGNNQKADRPKALVMPKLSESRLKDLSWSLDIREKVQ